A window of Leptospira dzoumogneensis genomic DNA:
TAGAGAACGATTTTAAGAAGGAATTAAAACAAGTCTACGACGTTCAGTTCAATTCTTTATTCGCTCTTTCTAATATGCCTATCAGCCGTTTTTTGGAATCATTATTAGAAAGCGGTAATTTGGAGGCGTATCTGGAAAAATTGGTAACCGCTTTTAATCCTGTGGCCGCTGCAGGAGTTATGTGCCGCAACACGTTAAGTGTAGGTTGGGACGGAAGTTTGTACGATTGCGATTTTAACCAAATGTTGGATATGAAGATAGAGGGGAAGATCTCTAAAATTTCGGAATTCAACAAATCCGTATTGGATTCCAGAGAGATCTTATTGCACCAACATTGTTATGGATGTACTGCTGGAGCAGGTTCTTCCTGTGGCGGTTCCATCGCCTAAGAAAAAAGTGCAGGAAACCTGACTTTTTTTCTAAATATCAAGTCAGATTGACAGAAATTAATATCAATTTTCATTTTTTCTTAAATATTGAGATTGAAACTCAGACCCGTTCTTGGGAAACGAGTATAAGGAACGACTGTTCTGTGGAGACAAACTCAAATGAAACAAAAAGCTATATGGTTATTATTGGTGCTTTTACTCTCGGCTTCTTTCGTTGATTGTAAGAAGGACGAAGGTGAAGACCTGACAAACTTGGCACTTTTAAACACACTTAGCGGCGGGGGAGACTGCTTGGTTGATTTCCCTGGTAAAGCAGCGGTAGGTGTGAATCGTACTCGTGTAACAAAAGGTGCTACCGGAGTAAATGTTGTCTGGGGTAGAATTCCATTTGTAAATCACCCGATTGCAATTGTAGAAATCTTAGGTATTCAAACTAATGATTCCGTAGTATTTCATGGCGTAGA
This region includes:
- a CDS encoding LIC20153 family lipoprotein, which produces MKQKAIWLLLVLLLSASFVDCKKDEGEDLTNLALLNTLSGGGDCLVDFPGKAAVGVNRTRVTKGATGVNVVWGRIPFVNHPIAIVEILGIQTNDSVVFHGVDVIENPNVSGQPTIYASTDCPLAESDIITDGTTKFNISGSDPYTYTSNGTSGSFYFLLYIVGSGTPPAATVDYNDN